Sequence from the Corallococcus sp. EGB genome:
GCAGGCATTGGCGCGGCGGCGGTCGCGGCGGGGCTGCGGCCGTCGGAGTTGTTCCACCTGGACGAGGGCGACCGGCATGTCCGGGTCTGGCTCGAGTGACACACGGAGAAGGAAGCTACGGATGGTCACCATCGGCATGAACTATGAGGTGCGTGAGGGCAAGGCGGACGCCTTCGAGCGGAAGTTCGCGCTCGTGCAGGAGGCGATGCGCAAGCTGCCCGAGCACGCGCACACGGAGCTGTTCCGGAGCGTGGGAGCGCCAGGGCGCTACCTCATCGTCTCGGAATGGCAAAGCCGCGAGGGCTTCGACGCCTTCATCGCGTCCGAGCCCTTCCACCGCGTGACGGACTGGGGGGCGAGCGCCATC
This genomic interval carries:
- a CDS encoding antibiotic biosynthesis monooxygenase, which gives rise to MVTIGMNYEVREGKADAFERKFALVQEAMRKLPEHAHTELFRSVGAPGRYLIVSEWQSREGFDAFIASEPFHRVTDWGASAILASRPRHEVYGESAASAPTGRCPVAHAAR